The proteins below come from a single Bacteroidales bacterium genomic window:
- a CDS encoding TIGR00730 family Rossman fold protein, producing the protein MTDYKMKDPEFSEENKIREALHQKDWAELKSSDSWQIFKIMAEFVEGYEKLAIIGPCVSIFGSARTKIDNKYYKLAQEIAYKISKSGYGIITGGGPGVMEAANKGAKMAGGKSVGLNINLPFEQEPNQYIDHDKILTFYYFFVRKVMFMKYSQGFIILPGGFGTFDEGFEAITLIQTKKIARFPIVMVGTDYWKGMIEWINKKVLEEGCISQKDLDLFILVDTADEAVKHIDDFYKKYSLTPNF; encoded by the coding sequence ATGACAGACTACAAAATGAAGGATCCCGAATTCAGTGAAGAGAATAAAATAAGGGAAGCATTACATCAGAAAGATTGGGCAGAATTAAAATCATCCGATTCATGGCAAATATTTAAAATAATGGCTGAGTTTGTAGAAGGTTATGAAAAGCTTGCTATTATTGGCCCCTGTGTTTCAATCTTCGGATCAGCACGAACAAAAATTGATAATAAATATTATAAACTTGCACAGGAAATTGCATATAAAATTTCCAAATCAGGTTATGGAATAATTACTGGAGGTGGTCCCGGAGTTATGGAAGCAGCAAATAAAGGCGCTAAAATGGCCGGCGGAAAATCAGTAGGTTTAAATATAAATTTACCTTTTGAACAGGAACCCAACCAATATATTGATCATGATAAAATACTTACATTTTATTACTTTTTTGTTCGCAAAGTAATGTTCATGAAATATTCACAGGGTTTTATTATATTACCCGGAGGATTCGGAACTTTTGATGAAGGATTTGAAGCCATCACTTTGATACAAACAAAAAAAATTGCACGGTTTCCAATAGTTATGGTTGGTACAGATTATTGGAAAGGAATGATTGAATGGATAAATAAAAAAGTATTGGAAGAAGGATGCATCAGTCAAAAAGACCTCGACCTTTTCATATTGGTTGACACTGCTGATGAGGCAGTCAAACATATTGATGATTTTTACAAAAAATATTCTCTTACTCCTAATTTTTAA